The Nocardia sp. NBC_00508 nucleotide sequence ACGTCTAAATCCATGGGCATAAAAGTCGAGTGGCACATGGTTGCGGAGAAGTCCGAGCGGACCCCGCAACCAGGTACCACTCGTGGAGAGGTGTTATGGGCGGTGTTGAAGGTAGGTTCGCCAGTTGGTGTGGTGGGTGATGTCGAGGGCGGTACGCGCGGCATCGTGGGTGCAGGTGAAGCCGATGACATTGCGGCCGTCGGCAAGGTCGATGCTGGTCAGCGCCATGGGGGCGGGGAGTTCGGCGAGGAAGCGGCCGAGCCCGGCCTCGGAGACGCGGAAGAGTTCCCCCGCTATCGGTGCGCCGAGGCCGGGCCCGTGCCGCACCAGTCCCGGCTTGGGCGGGGTGGTGTCCAGCGCGGTCAGGCGGTAGGCGTCGGTGGTCCTGATCTCGCCCAGGAAGCGGGCGCCGAGTTGCTCGAGCTGCCAGTGCAGCGGTTGCCCGCGCAGGTGTGCGCCGAAGACGGCGAGGTCGACGCCACGATCGACCAGCAGCGGCGCGCTCTCGCCGCCGAGCAGGCGAGCGGCCAGATCTACGGCCACTTGGTCGGCGAAGGCCGGAGTGACCAGCATGACGCCGAACGGCGCACCCTCGGCGGTCGCTGCGCCCGGGATGGCGACAGCGGCCATATCCAGCAGATTGCAGAAGTTGGTGTAGGTGCCCATCCGCCGGTTGATCCCGATCGGATCCGCTTGCACGGCAGCGATACTGGGGTGTTCGGTGGTGGTGGGCAGCAACAAGGCGTCGAAGCCGTGCAGCAGTTCGGCGGCTGCCGCTTTGGTGTGGGCGAGTGTGTCCAGGTCGGCCGCGAACGCGGAGCCGGTCTTCTCGCGCGCCGCGCCGATAATGGCGGCGACCGTGGGGTCGGCGCCTGCCGGTGCGGTGTCCAGGAACGCGCCCACCGCCGCGTAGCGTTCCGCGACGATCGCGCCGTCATAGAGCAGCAGCGCGGCGTCGAGCAGGACCGAGATGTCGATCTCTTCGGTTTTCGCGCCCGTGTCGGCGACCCCGGCGACGGTGCGGGCGAATGCCTCCCGATACGGCTCGCTGAGCGCGGCCAAGTCCTCGGCGCGCGGCACGGCGATGCGCGGCGCGAGCGGCGCGGACAGCCGGACGTCGGCGGGCCAGGTCCGGCTGCGCGGGTCCCGCGGCTCCGGCCCGGCCATCACCGCGGCGGCGGTCACGGCCAGATCCAGGTCGGCGGCGAACACCGTGATGGCGTCGTAGTCCGCACAGGCGGGCACGGTTCCATGCGCCGGGATGACGCCCAACGTCGCCTTGATGCCGACGATCCCGTGCAGCGCGGCGGGCACCCGTCCGGAACCCGCCGTGTCCGTGCCGATACCGAGGTCCGCGACGGCGAGCGCCACCGCCGCCGCGGACCCCGAGCTCGACCCGCCGGACACCAGCTCCGGGTCGAGAGCATTGCGCACCGGGCCGTACGGGCTGCGCGTGCCGACCAGCCCGGTGGCGAATTGGTCCAGGTTCGTCTTGCCCAGCACGAGCGCGCCCGCCGCGATCAGTCGCTCGATCGCCGCCGCGGTCACCTCCGGGGTGTAGGCGAACTCGGGACAGGCCGCGGTCGTCGGCAGACCGGCCACATCGATGTTGTCCTTCACCGCCACCAGTGCCCCGGCCAGCGGCAAGATCGCACCGGCGGCGAGCCGCTCGGCGACCACGGCCGCTTCGGCGGAGACCTCGCGTTCCGGCCGCAGCGTGATCCATACCTCCGGACGATCCACCTCGGCTATCCGCCGATAGGCGGCCGCGACTCGTTCGACGGGGTCGGCCGCCGTGCTGCCTAGGACGCCTGGGGACATTCAGTCGACTCCGATCACTACTAGGGGTGTGCCCGGTTCCACCTTGGCGCCGGGTGCGGTCAATACCTTCAGCACGGTGCCGGCGCCGGGGCTGTGCACGGGTAATTCGAGTTTCATCGCCTCCAGCACGGCGACCGGTGCGCTGGCCGTGAGCCGTTGTCCCGCTTCGACTTCCACCCGCCAGACATTGCCGATCATCGGCGCGGTCACCACGATCGCGTCCGCGGGCAGGCCGGCCAATGGATCGTCGACCGGTGCGGCGACGGGCGCGACGGTGGTGCGTTCGAATTCGCCCGCCGCGCGCCACGCCGCCTTCTCCTCCTCGAACGCGGCGGTCTGCCTTGCTTCGAACTCGGCGATGGAGTCGGCCTCGGCGCGCAGCAGACGCACATGGTCGGCGAGGGCGAAGCTGCCTTCGCTCACCTGCGCGTCGAACCGGCCCGCCTCGGCCGCCGCCCGGTACTCGAGCAATTGCTCCGGGCTCACCGGTTCCCAGACGATGCGATCGAAGAATCGGAACAGCCAAGGCGTGCCCGGTTCGAACGGCGCAGACTGCCGGTAGCTCGACCAGATCGGCACAGTGCGGCCGATCAACTGGTAGCCGCCCGGCGAGGCCATCCCGTAGACGCAGAGGTACTTGCCGCCGATGCCGACGGCGTCGGACGGCGTCCACGTGCGGGCCGGGTTGTATTTGGTGGTGACCAGGCGGTGGCGGGGATCGAGCGGAACCGCCAGCGGCGCACCGAGATACACGTCCCCCAGCCCGAGAACCAGGTATTCGGCGTCGAACACCGTGGTGCGCACGTCCTCGACGCTGTCGAGCCCGTTGATGCGACGAATGAACTCGACGTTCGACGGCAGCCAGGGCGCGGTGTCGCGCACACCGCTGCGATAGCGGTCGATCGCCTCGGCGATGGACGGGTCGTCGAAGGACAGTGGTAGCCGAATGGTGCGGCTCCGCACCACGAGGTCGGTGGTGGCGGGCAGCTCGAGTTCGAGGTCGGCCAGCGTGCCGAGCAGCCGATACTGTGGCAGCACCACGGGATCGAAGTGGATGTGCAGGGACCGGACACCGGGGGTCACGTCGAGAATGCCGGGAAGCCCGGCGGCCGCGAGCGCTTCGGTCAGCGCGTGCACTCGCATGCGCAACCCGAGATCGAGCACCATCTCGCCGTATTCCACCAAGACGTTGTCGTCCCCGCCGCGCAGGTAGCGCACCTGCGGACGGTCCGAGGATGCCTCGACGCCGCCAAGGATGCCGCGGTCGGCAAGGGCTGCTAGGGAATCGGGGACGAGGTCGGGCACGCGGCTGCTATTGGAGGAGCGCAATGCGGCCGCTTTGTCGTCGTCGACCGGCACGAACCGCACCGTGTCACCGGGACGGAGCTGGCCGAGTCGCCAGCGATGCGCGGACACCACCGTCAGCGGGCAGGCGAAGCCGCCGAGACTCGGGCCGTCGGGACCGAGCAGGATGGGCGTGTCACCGGAGACGTTCAGCGCGCCGACGCTGTAGGGATTGTCGTGCAGGTTGGACGGGTGCAGCCCAGCCTCGCCGCCGTCGGTGCGCGACCAGGTCGGTTTCGGGCCCTCCAGGCGGATGCCGGTGCGGTTGGCGTGACTGCCGACTCGCCACGGGTGCGTGCAGAACTGGACCATGTCGGCGTCGGTGAAGTACGCGGGCGCGGTTTGCGGACCCACCCCGACGGCGAGCTGCCAGTCGTGGGTGAATTCCGGCCGCTCGCCCAGTGGCACCGCGGCGGGCGAGCCGAGCACGTCGCCTGTGATACGGGCGATGCCGAGTACGTCGCCTGTGGCCAGCGCCTTTCCGGTGACACCGCCGAATCCGCCGAGGGTGAAGGTGGCGGCGCTGCCGTGATACAGCGGAGCGTCGATGCCGCACTGTACCGCCAGGTAGGTGCGCAGACCGGTGTCGGTGGGCGCGCCGATATCGAGCACGGCACCGGCGGGCACGGTGATGGGTTCCCACATGTCCACCGGGCGGCCGTCCACCGTCACGGGCGTCGGCGCACCGGTCACGCACACGATGGTGGTGTCGGTGAAGCGTAACTGCGGGCCTTGCAGGGTGCATTCGAGCGCGGGCACGCCGATCGGATTGCCGACCGCGGTGTTGGCGAGGGTGAACGAGAGGTCGTCCATCGGGCCGGACGGTGGAATGCCGACCTCCCACAAGCCGATTCGGCCCGGATAGTCCTGCACCGTTGTCATCGTCCCGCCGCGCAGCACGTCGATGCGGTGGCCGACCGGGCGGATCTCGGCCAGCGTGGTCGTGGTGTGCTCGGTGCGCAGCACCCGGGCGTCGTCGGCCGCCTGATGCAGTTGCGACAGATTCGTCTGCACGCCATAGATCCGCGTCGTGGCGAGCGCGGCGCGCAACGCGGCGAAGGCGTCGGCGCGGCTCGCGCCGGAGCTGATCACCTTGGCCAGCAGCGGGTCGTAGTACGGGCTGACCTCCGAGCCGGTATCGACCCACGTGTCGACCCTGGCATTGCTGGGGAACTGTGCCGATGTCACCAGCCCCGCGCTGGGGCGGTAATCGTGGCCGGGGTCCTCCGCGTAGACGCGAGCCTCCACGGCATGACCGGTGATCGGCGGCCCGCTCTCGGGCTGTTCGTCCACCATCGAGGTATCGCCGCCCGCCAACCGGAGCATCCATTCGACCAGGTCGATCCCGGTGACCGCCTCGGTGACCGGATGCTCGACCTGGAGGCGCGTATTCATCTCCAGGAACGAGGCGGTGTCATTGTCGGCGTCGTAGACGAACTCGACCGTCCCCGCCGAGCGGTAGGCGACCGATCGAGCAAGTTCCCGGGAAGCGGCGAGCAAGCGCTCCGACAGCTCCGTGGTGAGTCCCGGCGCGGGCGCCTCCTCGATCACCTTCTGGTTGCGGCGTTGCAGTGAGCAGTCCCGGGTACCGAGGCTGACCACCCGCCCGTTGCCGTCGCCGAACAGCTGCACCTCGACATGCCGCGCCCGCGCCACGAAACGTTCCAGGAAGACGCCGGTCGAGCTGAAGTTCGCCGCCGCGATGCGCTGCACGCGCTGGTAGGCGGCGCGCAGGTCATCCGGGCCGAAACAGGCCTGCATGCCGATGCCGCCACCGCCGCCGACCGCCTTCAGCATGACGGGGAAGCCGATCCGCTCCGCCTCCGTCACCGCGTGATCGGCCGAATCGAGCAGATCGCTGCCCGGAATGAGCGGCACGCCCACCGCACGCGCCGTCGCCCGCGCGGTGTGTTTCTCACCGAAGACGCGCAGCTGCGCTGGGGTAGGTCCGACGAACGCGATTCCCGCCGCGTCCACCGCGGTGGCGAAATCCGCGTTCTCGGAGAGAAATCCGTAGCCGGGATGGATGGCTTTCGCACCGGTCGACAGCGCGGCCTCGATCACCGAGTCGGCGCGCAGATAGGACTCGGCCGCCGGGCTCGGCCCGAGGCGCACAGCGACATCGGCCATTTCGACGTGCGTGGCCCCGACGTCAGCGTCGGAGTACACAGCGACCGTCTTCAAGCCGAGTGCCGCGGCGGTTCGCATGATGCGGCAGGCGATCTCGCCGCGATTGGCGACGAGCACGGTATCGAATTGCAGGCTCACTGCGGCCTCCCGCTAGTCCGTGGCCAGCGACATAGCCGCGATCGCGCGGGTGACGCGTTCGAGTACCACGTCCAGCGACTCGCCGATGTGCGTGTGCAGCAGCCGGTAGGCGAGCGAGAGTTCGTCCGCCAGAACCGCCTCCAGAATGCCGAGATGCTCGGCGATGGTGGTCTCGATCCGGTTGTTGACCATGAAGTCGTACATCCGCACGTGGCGGATGCGCGAGTTCACCGCCTTCAGCGCGCGCACCATCTCGGTGTTGCCCGCGGCGGTGAGCAGAGTGACGTGGAATTCCTCGTCGCGCACGACGAAACCCGGTTCCTGCTCGGGAGGGTCGGCGCGCAGTTCCAGCCACGCGGCGCGTTCGGCCTCCAGCAGTTCCCGGTCGTGGCTGACGGCGGGATTGGTCATTGCGCGCTGTAAACCACCCAGCTCCAGAGTGATTCGCAGCTCGTACAGGTCACGGATCAGCGGGATGCTCGGCCGCACCGGGCTGAAGCCGTATTCTTCCCGTTGCAGCAAGCCGTCCGAACACAAGACGGTCAGGGCTTCGCGAATCGGTGTGCGCGAGATGCCGAAGCGCGCCGAGAGTTTCGGCTCGGTCAGCCGTTCGCCGAACTTGATGTCCCCGTTCATGAGCTCGCTGCGCAGGGCCGCGTACACCACGTCACGCAGCGGTTTGCCCGCCGCGTCCGCCAAAGTGGCTATCCGTGTCGACATGGCTGTATACGCTATTGACCTCGGATGTCTGTGGCGTGTCCGTAGGTTATCGCTGCGTTAGCGTCTCCTCACCGCGCCTGTCGGGGCGCTGTGCCGGGGCGGGTGTCCGGTGGCGCGAAACGGAATCCGGCGCCGGGCCGACAGAGTTATCGGTCGGTCAGCGAATTCACATAGGAGAGAAGGCATGAAGCGCAGCATGAAGTTCGCCGGAGCACTCGCCGCCGCGGCCGTGGCGCCGCTCATCGCGGTCGGGAACGCCCAGGCCGACGCAGGTACGGTCTACTTTTCGGCGGGCAGCACGAACTGCGCGATCTTCGGGGATGGGTCCGTTGGATGCGATTTCGGCTCCCCGCTGTTCCTGAGCTATCGCGTGGGCAACTCCTACATTCCGGTGCCCGTGAAAGTCAGCGAGATGGTGATCGACCAGCCCTGGCTGCCCGCGCACCCCACGTTCGACCCCGGCACGCCGTACACGCTGCCGGGCGGCAATCCCAGCATCGACGACGTGAAGACCGGCTCGGGGCAGTGGGGACCGATCATCGAGCACGCGGGCGCGTCGTGTGCGGTGGGATTCCACGGGAGCTTCACCTGCCAGGCGAAGGGGCGTGGATTCAGTTCCTTCGGTGGGAACGTCGTCGCGTAATCGGCGCTCTACCGGGGTGCCCGGTCGGCCCCGCCCAGCCGGATGGCCTGCGCTGTCACCGTACTCGCCGCTTCTCCGGCCAGATAAGCTACAACCGCGGCGGGCTCGGCCGGATTCATCGCGGCGATGGCGGTCTCGAGTTCCGCATTGTCGGTGGCGCCGACGCCGTGGCTGATCGTGTTGACGGTGATCCGCCGCGGCATGAAGTCCGGCGCGACGGCCTGGCCGAGTTGCTCGACCGCGCCTCGGGTCGCGTCGTAGACAGCGCCGCCCGGGGTGGCGGAGTCACAGACGGTGATGATCCGGCCCCCCTCGGTGAGGTGCTGGGCGGCCAGTTGGATTCCGTTGAACACGCCCCGCACCGTCGCGGCGAAGCCGACGTCGAATGCGTCAGCGCTGATCTCCGCGAACGGCACGGCCTCCGGGACGGCCGCGGTGTGGACCAGCAGGTCCCACTTGCCGCAGTCCGCGAGCACTACCTCCACCAACTCCTGGTACTCGGCGCGGTCCGCGACATCCGCCGCTAGTGCGAGCGCCGCACCACCGGCGGCGGTGATCTCCTTGACCACGTCCGCAGCCCACTCCGGTATATGCGGATTGTGGACCACAACCTGCGCCCCTTGCGCGGCAAGCATTTTCGCGATCTTCTTGCCAATTCCGGTGTGGGCCTCCGTGACCAGCGCGGTCTTCCCAGCTAGCGGTTTGTCTGCGGGCACACTATCGACGGGATCGCTCATTTGCCGACCTTTCGTCCATCGCTGGAGTACTGATTCAGCGATGGTAATTCCCGCACACCAGCTGACGACGCCTTACGAAGGACTATCGATCATCATCGTGTCGGATTCGTCGGCGGCACCCGGCGCACGCAATGGCCGGGGAGCAGGGAGCGCGGCGTGTGAATGCCCGCAACCAGTCGAACAGTTTCGACACGGTGATCCGTCCTTCAACGGGATAGTCGTTGTCATCGCATGGCACGGCGGCCCTCGGATGTGCCGAACAGGTCCCCCGAAACAGAACGGCTCCCAGCCGGTGGAGGCTGGGAGCCGTGTCGTGTCTCAACCACACGAGTCGGGGTGACAGGATTTGAACCTGCGACCTCTTCGTCCCGAACGAAGCGCGCTACCAAGCTGCGCCACACCCCGTGAAGCGAACCGGGAGTAGCTTACAACAGCGGGGGGTGAGACGTTAAACCGGCAGGTCACTCAGCCTTCGATGGCTCGAATGCTGGTGCAGATCCGCTTGGCGGTCTCGGCGTCGAGGGCGCGGGGAACGCCGGTGTCGGCGGCGATCACCATGACGAAGGTTCCGCTGTCGGCGGGGAAGGCGGCGGTGTAGATGGAGTAAGCCGTCGCGCAGCCCGGCTTGGCCTCGGTGACGGTGCCCGTGGTCTCCACGAATACGCCGTGCTGGGATCCGTCCAGCGACGCCAGCGGTACGGGGGCGCCGGGTGTGCCGCCCGGGGTGCCCTGGTAGGCGAGTGCGGCGGTCTTGGCGCCGAGTTCGGTCGCCGCTCCGGCCGGGTCGGCGGTGTCCGAGCCGGTCAGGAAGGCGACCGTCCGAGTCGAGCCGGGGCAGTAGCCCTTGCCTTCGCTGGCATAGCCTTTGCCCGCAACGGTGTCGGGTGGGTTGCCGAAGCCGCCGATGGTGTCCTGTGGAGCGATGGTCCAGTCGGCGGGCACGTCGTAGGCGGCGCCGTTGCCGGGTGCCAGGACCGCCTGGTAGCCGGGGATGAGTGGGGTTTCGGCGCTCGCCCGGCCCGCGG carries:
- a CDS encoding SDR family NAD(P)-dependent oxidoreductase; translation: MSDPVDSVPADKPLAGKTALVTEAHTGIGKKIAKMLAAQGAQVVVHNPHIPEWAADVVKEITAAGGAALALAADVADRAEYQELVEVVLADCGKWDLLVHTAAVPEAVPFAEISADAFDVGFAATVRGVFNGIQLAAQHLTEGGRIITVCDSATPGGAVYDATRGAVEQLGQAVAPDFMPRRITVNTISHGVGATDNAELETAIAAMNPAEPAAVVAYLAGEAASTVTAQAIRLGGADRAPR
- the uca gene encoding urea carboxylase; amino-acid sequence: MRTAAALGLKTVAVYSDADVGATHVEMADVAVRLGPSPAAESYLRADSVIEAALSTGAKAIHPGYGFLSENADFATAVDAAGIAFVGPTPAQLRVFGEKHTARATARAVGVPLIPGSDLLDSADHAVTEAERIGFPVMLKAVGGGGGIGMQACFGPDDLRAAYQRVQRIAAANFSSTGVFLERFVARARHVEVQLFGDGNGRVVSLGTRDCSLQRRNQKVIEEAPAPGLTTELSERLLAASRELARSVAYRSAGTVEFVYDADNDTASFLEMNTRLQVEHPVTEAVTGIDLVEWMLRLAGGDTSMVDEQPESGPPITGHAVEARVYAEDPGHDYRPSAGLVTSAQFPSNARVDTWVDTGSEVSPYYDPLLAKVISSGASRADAFAALRAALATTRIYGVQTNLSQLHQAADDARVLRTEHTTTTLAEIRPVGHRIDVLRGGTMTTVQDYPGRIGLWEVGIPPSGPMDDLSFTLANTAVGNPIGVPALECTLQGPQLRFTDTTIVCVTGAPTPVTVDGRPVDMWEPITVPAGAVLDIGAPTDTGLRTYLAVQCGIDAPLYHGSAATFTLGGFGGVTGKALATGDVLGIARITGDVLGSPAAVPLGERPEFTHDWQLAVGVGPQTAPAYFTDADMVQFCTHPWRVGSHANRTGIRLEGPKPTWSRTDGGEAGLHPSNLHDNPYSVGALNVSGDTPILLGPDGPSLGGFACPLTVVSAHRWRLGQLRPGDTVRFVPVDDDKAAALRSSNSSRVPDLVPDSLAALADRGILGGVEASSDRPQVRYLRGGDDNVLVEYGEMVLDLGLRMRVHALTEALAAAGLPGILDVTPGVRSLHIHFDPVVLPQYRLLGTLADLELELPATTDLVVRSRTIRLPLSFDDPSIAEAIDRYRSGVRDTAPWLPSNVEFIRRINGLDSVEDVRTTVFDAEYLVLGLGDVYLGAPLAVPLDPRHRLVTTKYNPARTWTPSDAVGIGGKYLCVYGMASPGGYQLIGRTVPIWSSYRQSAPFEPGTPWLFRFFDRIVWEPVSPEQLLEYRAAAEAGRFDAQVSEGSFALADHVRLLRAEADSIAEFEARQTAAFEEEKAAWRAAGEFERTTVAPVAAPVDDPLAGLPADAIVVTAPMIGNVWRVEVEAGQRLTASAPVAVLEAMKLELPVHSPGAGTVLKVLTAPGAKVEPGTPLVVIGVD
- a CDS encoding GntR family transcriptional regulator, with translation MSTRIATLADAAGKPLRDVVYAALRSELMNGDIKFGERLTEPKLSARFGISRTPIREALTVLCSDGLLQREEYGFSPVRPSIPLIRDLYELRITLELGGLQRAMTNPAVSHDRELLEAERAAWLELRADPPEQEPGFVVRDEEFHVTLLTAAGNTEMVRALKAVNSRIRHVRMYDFMVNNRIETTIAEHLGILEAVLADELSLAYRLLHTHIGESLDVVLERVTRAIAAMSLATD
- the atzF gene encoding allophanate hydrolase; this translates as MSPGVLGSTAADPVERVAAAYRRIAEVDRPEVWITLRPEREVSAEAAVVAERLAAGAILPLAGALVAVKDNIDVAGLPTTAACPEFAYTPEVTAAAIERLIAAGALVLGKTNLDQFATGLVGTRSPYGPVRNALDPELVSGGSSSGSAAAVALAVADLGIGTDTAGSGRVPAALHGIVGIKATLGVIPAHGTVPACADYDAITVFAADLDLAVTAAAVMAGPEPRDPRSRTWPADVRLSAPLAPRIAVPRAEDLAALSEPYREAFARTVAGVADTGAKTEEIDISVLLDAALLLYDGAIVAERYAAVGAFLDTAPAGADPTVAAIIGAAREKTGSAFAADLDTLAHTKAAAAELLHGFDALLLPTTTEHPSIAAVQADPIGINRRMGTYTNFCNLLDMAAVAIPGAATAEGAPFGVMLVTPAFADQVAVDLAARLLGGESAPLLVDRGVDLAVFGAHLRGQPLHWQLEQLGARFLGEIRTTDAYRLTALDTTPPKPGLVRHGPGLGAPIAGELFRVSEAGLGRFLAELPAPMALTSIDLADGRNVIGFTCTHDAARTALDITHHTNWRTYLQHRP